One stretch of Amycolatopsis tolypomycina DNA includes these proteins:
- a CDS encoding ROK family transcriptional regulator gives MSSGPPRTTPHASTRAVILDVIRAAGTISRVGIATATGMTGATVSTVVRGLIDDGLVVETGRAESTGGKRRVLLQLDPAARFAVGIHLDQAGVTYALTDLSGAVVARTSRPGPGSATAAEVVAEMAAEAATLVTGAGIDRTRLLGFGLVFPGPLAPAGVTPPSMRQWLEYPLGEELRRVTGLPVLVENDAAAAALGELWSGGAGTSATFAAVYMGTGIGAGLLVNGLTFRGTSGNTGEVGHVCLDLDGPECWCGARGCLEALAGPAAVVARARADGRLARAAGLRHTSVAADFGAVSRAARRGDAAAVALLERSARYVAVGVRTLANVMDLEAVVLTGPSFAIAGASYVPAIREELARAFFARAVHVPDVRLSRAAATAPAIGGAAMVLQSELVPLHDGLRLPGPLDVPEPPLIAPA, from the coding sequence ATGAGCAGCGGGCCGCCGCGGACGACGCCGCACGCGAGCACGCGGGCGGTCATCCTGGACGTCATCCGCGCCGCGGGCACGATCAGCCGGGTCGGCATCGCCACCGCCACCGGGATGACCGGCGCGACCGTCTCGACCGTGGTGCGCGGGCTGATCGACGACGGCCTGGTCGTCGAAACCGGGCGCGCGGAGTCGACCGGCGGCAAGCGCCGGGTGCTGCTGCAGCTCGACCCGGCCGCGCGGTTCGCCGTCGGCATCCACCTCGACCAGGCCGGCGTCACCTACGCGCTGACCGATCTCTCCGGGGCCGTGGTCGCCCGCACCAGCCGGCCGGGGCCGGGCTCGGCGACGGCGGCCGAGGTCGTCGCCGAGATGGCGGCGGAGGCGGCGACCCTCGTCACCGGCGCGGGCATCGACCGGACGCGGCTGCTCGGGTTCGGGCTCGTGTTCCCCGGCCCGCTCGCCCCGGCCGGGGTGACACCGCCGTCGATGCGCCAGTGGCTCGAGTACCCGCTGGGCGAGGAACTGCGCCGCGTGACGGGCCTGCCGGTGCTGGTGGAGAACGACGCCGCGGCGGCCGCGCTCGGCGAGCTGTGGTCCGGGGGAGCGGGCACGTCGGCGACGTTCGCCGCGGTCTACATGGGCACCGGGATCGGGGCCGGGCTGCTGGTCAACGGCCTGACGTTCCGCGGCACGAGCGGCAACACCGGCGAGGTCGGCCACGTCTGCCTCGACCTCGACGGCCCGGAGTGCTGGTGCGGCGCCCGCGGCTGCCTGGAGGCCCTCGCCGGCCCGGCGGCGGTGGTGGCGCGCGCCCGCGCGGACGGCCGCCTGGCCCGCGCGGCCGGGTTGCGCCACACGTCGGTGGCGGCGGACTTCGGCGCGGTGAGCCGCGCGGCCCGGCGCGGGGACGCCGCGGCGGTGGCGCTGCTCGAGCGGTCGGCGCGGTACGTGGCGGTGGGGGTCCGCACCCTGGCCAACGTGATGGACCTGGAGGCGGTGGTCCTGACGGGCCCGAGTTTCGCGATCGCGGGCGCGTCGTACGTCCCGGCGATCCGCGAGGAGCTGGCGCGGGCGTTCTTCGCCAGGGCGGTCCACGTCCCGGACGTCCGCCTCTCCCGCGCCGCGGCCACGGCCCCGGCCATCGGCGGCGCGGCGATGGTGCTGCAGTCGGAACTGGTCCCCCTCCACGACGGCCTGCGCCTGCCCGGCCCCCTCGACGTCCCCGAGCCCCCGCTGATCGCCCCGGCCTGA
- a CDS encoding cation-translocating P-type ATPase, whose amino-acid sequence MLGGLFAVTKAGMTLALAGPVLLTRQAKQVLGPLAGELLAGATGTAAEATRTGSRTAVRAARVVRNAAGPRTAVWRAGRRLHVPLRPAGDHPDGSAFAAELAGHPDVAGAYWDGGLGSAVLYLTEEAAADRVLDWLGDRCERHGLTPAEPGDSAPAHPGDTYGVRTAALALAMDVAGLAVSVGTRTVRSGRLHEAVRAAVSAAREHPAVRAALDEQFGWYTAELARSGVSAAVRGLSQDPLELLLDALLRTGQLTEAIARLTAFDAHHDDLCSPDRPSLGVTPAERRVRIPHEDYARTAVGGGLLAAVADLLVRRNLREAAEAFLAASPMPARYADTAFHTAMGTAFAREGVLVRDPDRLKALDTVDTVVLHVDALHGKDGLDPHAEAVLDAARRAEAQVLIAGDRTRDRLGEFATLADDVAEEPFPGLVTRLQDEGRVVLTVGRPPDRCAPNCDEVAGLFAGDLCVALADRNAPVLWGADLIVRPGLVGVWRVLRAAGAARTNSRRATRVATAGGLIGGLLLASRRRRTLVPALPRLDPVLLGGLTGLTMGTFAAVRVAAARPPAGRTRIAWHELTGEEVVDRLAAAEAEPTHWDLASRRVRAATGAVARHPAAAPVRFATGLAADVVAELNDPLTPVLALGAVASAVVGSPVDALLVAAAMGLNAAVGGAQQFRGRRALAKLRDGERQRARRAGGRVVDARTLRPGDRIELRVGDVVPADARLLTAGDLEADESALTGESLPVAKQLDPVPGAPMAERSCLVFAGTTVVSGEATAVVVAVGPETVAGRAVELATRTAAAVGIQARLQDLTRRALPLTMLGGALVTGLSAIRGRPLRRALAGGVAIAVAAVPEGLPLVATVAQRAAARRLSARGILVRAPRALEALGRLDVVCFDKTGTLTENRLRVVTTTGPDGEAREPGPGDVVLRAAARACPGTLDDPHVRAHATDHAVLDAAGPDEGWTELAGQPFEANRGYSATIGRESGGDPALVVKGAPEVVLPACAGAADLAHAAEALADKGLRVLAVASRTTSPSLDDEEVLADLEFLGFLGLADTLRPTAEPLVTGLREAGVAPVMLTGDHPNTARAIATSLGWPSDAPVVTGDELAALDRAGRAKLLAGAGVIARVAPEQKLQVVEALREAGGVTAMVGDGANDAAAIRAADVGIGVRARASTAARTAADVALTDEDLTVLLEAVAEGRALWRSVSDAVVILVGGNAGEIGFSVLGTLLSGDSPLGTRQLLLVNLLTDLFPAMAVAVTRPDDDGSAPGGLGRGLNREITSRGVTTGVGATTAWLIGRFTPGTVRRTSTMALCGLVGTQLAQTLRGRSRSPLVVGTAVGSALALAAIVQTPGVSQFFGCTPLGPLAWAGVGAGVATGALTSQLPLLRKP is encoded by the coding sequence GTGCTCGGTGGGTTGTTCGCGGTCACGAAGGCGGGGATGACGCTGGCCTTGGCCGGCCCGGTTCTCCTCACCCGGCAAGCGAAACAAGTGCTCGGCCCGCTCGCCGGGGAGCTGCTCGCGGGCGCCACCGGCACCGCGGCGGAAGCCACCCGGACCGGCAGCCGCACCGCCGTGCGGGCCGCGCGGGTCGTGCGCAACGCCGCCGGTCCGCGCACCGCCGTCTGGCGCGCCGGGCGGCGGCTGCACGTCCCCCTGCGGCCCGCCGGCGACCACCCGGACGGCTCCGCCTTCGCCGCCGAGCTGGCCGGACACCCCGACGTGGCCGGCGCCTACTGGGACGGCGGGCTCGGCAGCGCCGTGCTCTACCTGACCGAGGAGGCCGCCGCCGACCGGGTCCTCGACTGGCTCGGCGACCGCTGCGAACGGCACGGCCTCACCCCCGCCGAGCCCGGTGACTCCGCCCCGGCCCACCCCGGCGACACCTACGGCGTGCGGACCGCCGCGCTCGCGCTGGCGATGGACGTCGCCGGGCTGGCCGTCTCGGTCGGCACCCGGACGGTGCGCTCGGGGCGGCTGCACGAAGCCGTGCGCGCGGCCGTGTCCGCGGCACGGGAACACCCGGCCGTCCGTGCCGCGCTCGACGAGCAGTTCGGCTGGTACACGGCCGAACTGGCGCGCTCGGGCGTCTCCGCCGCGGTGCGCGGGCTGAGCCAGGACCCGCTCGAACTGCTGCTGGACGCCCTCCTGCGCACCGGGCAGCTCACCGAGGCGATCGCCCGCCTCACCGCCTTCGACGCCCACCACGACGACCTCTGCTCGCCGGACCGGCCCAGCCTCGGCGTCACGCCGGCGGAGCGCCGGGTCCGGATCCCCCACGAGGACTACGCCCGCACCGCCGTCGGCGGCGGCCTGCTCGCCGCGGTCGCCGACCTGCTCGTGCGCCGCAACCTCCGCGAAGCCGCCGAAGCGTTCCTCGCGGCGTCGCCGATGCCCGCGCGGTACGCCGACACCGCCTTCCACACCGCGATGGGCACCGCCTTCGCCCGCGAAGGCGTGCTCGTCCGCGACCCGGACCGGCTCAAGGCACTGGACACTGTGGACACCGTCGTGCTCCACGTCGACGCCCTGCACGGCAAGGACGGCCTCGACCCGCACGCCGAAGCCGTGCTCGACGCGGCCCGCCGGGCCGAAGCGCAGGTGCTCATCGCCGGCGACCGCACCCGCGACCGGCTCGGCGAGTTCGCCACGCTCGCCGACGACGTCGCCGAGGAACCGTTCCCCGGGCTGGTGACGCGCCTGCAGGACGAGGGCCGGGTCGTGCTCACCGTCGGCCGGCCGCCCGACCGGTGCGCGCCGAACTGCGACGAGGTGGCCGGCCTGTTCGCCGGTGACCTCTGCGTCGCCCTCGCCGACCGCAACGCCCCGGTGCTGTGGGGCGCCGACCTGATCGTCCGGCCGGGCCTGGTCGGCGTGTGGCGGGTGCTGCGGGCGGCCGGCGCCGCGCGCACCAACAGCAGGCGGGCCACCCGGGTGGCGACCGCGGGCGGCCTGATCGGCGGGCTGCTGCTGGCGTCCCGCCGTCGGCGCACCCTGGTCCCGGCCCTTCCGCGGCTGGACCCGGTGCTGCTCGGCGGGCTGACCGGGCTCACGATGGGCACGTTCGCCGCGGTGCGGGTGGCCGCGGCCCGGCCGCCGGCCGGCCGGACCCGGATCGCCTGGCACGAGCTGACCGGCGAGGAGGTCGTCGACCGGCTGGCCGCCGCGGAAGCCGAGCCGACGCACTGGGACCTGGCGTCCCGGCGGGTGCGGGCGGCGACGGGCGCGGTGGCCCGGCACCCGGCCGCGGCGCCGGTCCGGTTCGCCACGGGCCTCGCCGCCGACGTCGTCGCCGAGCTGAACGACCCGCTGACCCCGGTGCTGGCCCTCGGCGCGGTCGCGTCCGCGGTGGTCGGCTCGCCGGTGGACGCGCTGCTGGTGGCCGCGGCGATGGGCCTGAACGCCGCCGTCGGCGGGGCCCAGCAGTTCCGCGGCCGCCGTGCGCTGGCGAAACTGCGGGACGGCGAACGGCAGCGGGCGCGGCGGGCAGGCGGCCGGGTCGTCGACGCGCGGACCTTGCGGCCCGGCGACCGGATCGAACTGCGGGTGGGCGATGTCGTCCCGGCCGACGCGCGGCTGCTGACCGCGGGCGACCTCGAAGCCGACGAATCCGCGCTGACCGGCGAGTCGCTGCCGGTCGCCAAGCAGCTCGACCCGGTGCCGGGCGCGCCGATGGCCGAACGCAGCTGCCTGGTCTTCGCCGGCACCACGGTCGTCAGCGGCGAAGCCACCGCGGTGGTCGTGGCGGTGGGCCCGGAGACCGTGGCCGGCCGGGCCGTCGAGCTGGCCACCCGGACCGCCGCCGCGGTCGGCATCCAGGCGCGGCTGCAGGACCTCACCCGGCGCGCGCTGCCGCTGACCATGCTCGGCGGCGCGCTCGTCACCGGCCTCTCGGCGATCCGCGGCCGTCCGCTGCGCCGGGCACTGGCCGGCGGTGTCGCGATCGCCGTCGCCGCGGTGCCCGAGGGGCTGCCGCTCGTGGCGACGGTGGCCCAGCGGGCGGCGGCCCGGCGGCTGTCCGCGCGGGGCATCCTGGTTCGCGCCCCGCGGGCACTGGAGGCGTTGGGGCGCCTCGACGTCGTGTGCTTCGACAAGACCGGCACGCTGACCGAGAACCGCCTGCGCGTGGTGACGACGACCGGGCCCGACGGCGAGGCGCGCGAGCCGGGACCCGGCGACGTCGTGCTGCGGGCCGCGGCGCGGGCGTGCCCCGGCACGCTCGACGATCCCCACGTGCGCGCCCACGCCACCGACCACGCCGTGCTCGACGCCGCGGGTCCGGACGAGGGCTGGACCGAGCTGGCCGGGCAGCCGTTCGAGGCGAACCGCGGCTACTCGGCCACGATCGGCCGGGAGTCCGGCGGCGACCCGGCGCTCGTCGTCAAGGGCGCCCCGGAAGTCGTCCTGCCTGCCTGTGCCGGCGCGGCGGACCTGGCCCACGCCGCGGAAGCGTTGGCGGACAAGGGGTTGCGGGTGCTGGCCGTGGCGTCCCGGACGACGTCGCCCTCGCTCGACGACGAAGAAGTGCTCGCGGACCTGGAGTTCCTCGGCTTCCTCGGGCTCGCCGACACGCTGCGGCCGACGGCCGAGCCGCTGGTCACCGGGCTGCGCGAAGCCGGCGTGGCCCCCGTGATGCTCACCGGCGACCACCCGAACACCGCGCGGGCCATCGCGACGTCGCTCGGCTGGCCGTCGGACGCGCCGGTCGTCACCGGGGACGAGCTGGCCGCGCTCGACCGGGCCGGCCGGGCGAAGCTGCTCGCCGGCGCCGGGGTGATCGCCCGCGTCGCCCCGGAGCAGAAGCTGCAGGTCGTCGAGGCGCTGCGCGAGGCGGGCGGGGTGACGGCGATGGTCGGCGACGGCGCGAACGACGCGGCGGCCATCCGCGCCGCGGACGTCGGCATCGGCGTGCGGGCCCGGGCATCGACGGCCGCCCGCACCGCGGCCGACGTCGCCCTGACCGACGAGGACCTGACCGTGCTGCTGGAGGCGGTGGCGGAGGGCCGGGCGTTGTGGCGCAGCGTGTCGGACGCGGTGGTGATCCTGGTCGGCGGCAACGCGGGCGAGATCGGCTTCTCGGTGCTGGGCACGCTGCTCTCGGGCGACTCGCCGCTGGGCACCCGCCAGCTGCTGCTGGTCAACCTGCTGACCGACCTGTTCCCGGCGATGGCGGTGGCGGTCACCCGCCCCGACGACGACGGCAGCGCCCCGGGCGGGCTCGGCAGGGGCCTGAACCGCGAGATCACCAGCCGCGGCGTGACGACGGGCGTCGGCGCGACGACGGCGTGGCTGATCGGGAGGTTCACCCCGGGCACGGTCCGCCGCACGAGCACGATGGCGCTGTGCGGCCTGGTCGGCACCCAGCTGGCCCAGACCCTGCGCGGCCGCAGCCGCAGCCCCCTGGTCGTGGGGACGGCGGTGGGTTCGGCGCTCGCACTGGCCGCGATCGTCCAGACGCCGGGGGTGAGCCAGTTCTTCGGCTGCACCCCGCTCGGCCCCCTGGCCTGGGCCGGCGTCGGCGCCGGCGTGGCCACCGGAGCCCTGACCTCGCAGCTCCCCCTCCTCCGCAAGCCGTAA
- a CDS encoding YkvA family protein: MTGSFWWDLLLGVAAALLLAWAALIVALVIVRPRGGLLREALRLLPDVLRLVRRLAADKTLPRGVRIRLGLLLAYLALPIDLVPDFIPVLGYADDAIIVSAVLRSVVRRAGLDAVRAHWPGTEDGFAALARLTRLP; the protein is encoded by the coding sequence GTGACGGGCTCGTTCTGGTGGGACCTGCTGCTCGGCGTCGCGGCCGCGCTGCTGCTCGCGTGGGCCGCCCTGATCGTCGCGCTCGTGATCGTCCGGCCGCGCGGGGGACTGCTCCGGGAAGCGCTGCGGCTGCTGCCGGACGTGCTGCGGCTCGTCCGCCGGCTGGCCGCGGACAAGACGTTGCCACGCGGGGTTCGGATCCGGCTCGGTCTCCTGCTCGCCTACCTCGCGCTGCCGATCGACCTGGTGCCCGACTTCATCCCGGTGCTCGGGTACGCCGACGACGCCATCATCGTCAGCGCCGTCCTGCGCTCGGTCGTGCGCCGCGCCGGGCTCGATGCCGTGCGGGCGCACTGGCCCGGCACCGAGGACGGGTTCGCCGCCCTTGCCCGCCTGACGAGGTTGCCTTGA
- a CDS encoding LLM class F420-dependent oxidoreductase, with protein MKFGISYSTPFFGADPETLAGFARDAEECGFESIYLPEHVALYPGAKVGAMALPPSLPYADPLECLSFVAAVTSRILLGTGVLLLPYHHPVVLAKRLATIDVLSGGRMRLLTVGVGALPGEARAAGVDFATRGRRADEAIDVLRLLWAGGEEGVSFAGEFFAFEGACIYPKPVGGHPLPIHIGGSSTAAARRAGRCGDGYFPGGALAVDERRRQFELARATARDPESLQYTRWGSLDMSTEDTEELVRQGVTRIVVTPGTAEPGRRRDEMAAFAARFGLG; from the coding sequence GTGAAGTTCGGGATCAGTTACAGCACCCCGTTTTTCGGCGCCGACCCGGAGACGCTCGCCGGGTTCGCCCGGGACGCGGAGGAGTGCGGCTTCGAGTCGATCTACCTGCCGGAGCACGTCGCCCTGTACCCGGGCGCGAAAGTCGGGGCGATGGCGCTGCCGCCGTCCCTGCCCTATGCCGACCCTCTGGAGTGCCTGAGTTTCGTCGCCGCCGTGACCAGCCGGATCCTGCTCGGCACCGGGGTCCTGCTGCTGCCGTACCACCACCCGGTGGTGCTGGCCAAGCGCCTGGCGACGATCGACGTGCTGTCCGGCGGCCGCATGCGGCTGCTGACCGTCGGCGTCGGCGCCCTGCCCGGCGAGGCACGGGCGGCCGGCGTCGACTTCGCCACCCGCGGCCGCCGGGCCGACGAGGCGATTGACGTCCTGCGCCTGCTGTGGGCGGGCGGCGAAGAAGGCGTCTCGTTCGCCGGCGAGTTCTTCGCCTTCGAAGGAGCTTGCATCTACCCGAAACCGGTCGGCGGCCACCCACTGCCGATCCACATCGGCGGCTCGAGCACGGCCGCGGCCCGCAGGGCAGGCCGCTGCGGCGACGGCTACTTCCCGGGCGGCGCGCTCGCCGTGGACGAGCGCCGCCGCCAGTTCGAGCTCGCCCGCGCCACCGCGCGTGACCCGGAAAGCCTGCAGTACACCCGGTGGGGTTCGCTGGATATGTCCACAGAGGACACCGAGGAGCTGGTCCGGCAAGGGGTGACGCGGATCGTCGTGACGCCGGGGACAGCGGAGCCCGGCCGACGGCGCGACGAGATGGCGGCATTCGCGGCCCGGTTCGGCCTCGGCTGA
- a CDS encoding LysR family transcriptional regulator: MQFHQLAYFVAVAEHRHFTRAAEQVRVAQPSLSQQIRALEHDLGAPLFHRIRGNVTLTEAGETLLPIARRILADVDTARLAIRELDELDRGRVRLGAPPSLCTGLLPAMLAAFRRRYPGIQLELHESGSGDLRQRLAEGALDLALLAGARITADAGLTATPLLLEELVVIAAPDAPVRGDRLGIGALADVPLVMFRRGYDVREATVNACRAAGFEPSFAIEGGEMDAVLELVRAGVGAAVVPSTVAGDRFRMTRFTPDAGMTRVVQLAHRADVEPTRAVRALRTAIAGFVADAARRASLPPGIESLVDDSADN, from the coding sequence ATGCAGTTCCACCAGCTGGCGTACTTCGTCGCCGTCGCCGAGCACCGGCACTTCACCCGCGCCGCCGAGCAGGTGCGGGTGGCCCAGCCGTCGCTGTCGCAGCAGATCCGCGCGCTCGAACACGACCTGGGTGCGCCGCTGTTCCACCGGATCCGCGGCAACGTCACGCTCACCGAGGCCGGCGAGACGCTGCTGCCGATCGCGCGGCGGATCCTCGCCGACGTCGACACCGCGCGGCTCGCCATCCGGGAGCTGGACGAGCTGGACCGCGGCCGCGTCCGGCTGGGTGCCCCGCCGAGCCTGTGCACGGGCCTGCTGCCCGCGATGCTCGCGGCGTTCCGCCGCCGGTACCCGGGCATCCAGCTGGAGCTGCACGAAAGCGGCTCGGGCGACCTGCGGCAGCGGCTGGCCGAGGGCGCACTCGACCTGGCGCTGCTGGCGGGCGCGCGGATCACCGCCGACGCCGGCCTGACGGCGACCCCGCTGCTGCTGGAGGAGCTGGTGGTGATCGCCGCGCCGGACGCGCCGGTCCGGGGTGACCGCCTCGGCATCGGGGCGCTGGCCGACGTCCCGCTGGTGATGTTCCGCCGCGGCTACGACGTCCGCGAGGCGACGGTCAACGCCTGCCGCGCCGCCGGGTTCGAGCCGTCGTTCGCGATCGAGGGCGGCGAGATGGACGCGGTGCTGGAGCTGGTCCGCGCGGGCGTGGGCGCGGCGGTGGTCCCGAGCACGGTGGCCGGCGACCGGTTCCGCATGACGCGCTTCACGCCCGACGCGGGGATGACGCGGGTGGTGCAGCTCGCCCACCGCGCGGACGTGGAGCCGACCCGGGCGGTGCGCGCCCTGCGCACGGCGATCGCGGGATTCGTCGCCGACGCGGCCCGGCGGGCGAGCCTGCCGCCGGGCATCGAGTCCCTGGTGGACGACAGCGCCGACAACTGA
- a CDS encoding succinate dehydrogenase cytochrome b subunit — MVNTLAPHRRSAVRRFWASTIGKKAVMAVSGLLLLAFVFAHMVGNLKTFLGADDLNHYAGWLRTIGEPVLGREWFLWLQRTVLLAALVLHVTAAVQLARRDRRARPVRYVHRPPARANFAVRTMRWGGATLALFVVWHILDFTVGTVNRDFVPGDPYHNLVADFQVWWVNLIYLVALAMLGLHIHHGFASAARTLGVTRPRRERAIRIFGSTTAVVVAGGYALVPVAIMTGLVH; from the coding sequence GTGGTGAACACCCTCGCCCCGCACCGGCGCTCGGCCGTCCGGCGCTTCTGGGCCTCGACGATCGGCAAGAAGGCCGTCATGGCGGTGAGCGGCCTGCTGCTGCTCGCCTTCGTGTTCGCGCACATGGTCGGCAACCTCAAGACGTTCCTCGGCGCCGACGACCTCAACCACTACGCCGGCTGGCTGCGCACGATCGGCGAACCGGTGCTGGGCCGCGAGTGGTTCCTCTGGCTGCAGCGGACGGTCCTGCTCGCCGCGCTGGTCCTGCACGTCACCGCGGCCGTGCAGCTCGCCCGGCGCGACCGCCGCGCACGACCCGTCCGGTACGTCCACCGGCCGCCGGCCCGCGCGAACTTCGCGGTGCGGACGATGCGCTGGGGCGGCGCGACGCTCGCGCTGTTCGTCGTCTGGCACATCCTCGACTTCACCGTCGGCACGGTGAACCGGGACTTCGTCCCCGGCGACCCGTACCACAACCTCGTCGCGGACTTCCAGGTCTGGTGGGTCAACCTGATCTACCTGGTCGCCCTGGCCATGCTGGGCCTGCACATCCACCACGGCTTCGCGAGCGCCGCGCGCACGCTGGGCGTCACCCGCCCGCGGCGGGAGCGGGCGATCAGGATCTTCGGCAGCACGACGGCGGTCGTGGTCGCGGGCGGGTACGCCCTCGTCCCGGTCGCGATCATGACGGGACTGGTGCACTGA
- a CDS encoding fumarate reductase/succinate dehydrogenase flavoprotein subunit, translated as MSDYHVGDPIADTKAPAVPLENRWDERKFAAKLVNPANRRRHRVIVVGTGLAGGSAGATLAEQGYHVVQFCFQDSPRRAHSVAAQGGINAAKNYRNDGDSVYRLFHDTVKGGDFRARESNVYRLAQVSAQIIDQAVAQGVPFAREYGGLLDTRSFGGVQVQRTFYARGQTGQQLLIGAYQALSRQIDAGNVELHARTEMLDLVVTDGRARGIVARDLVTGEITTHLADAVVLATGGYGNVFYLSTNAKGSNATAIWRAHKRGAYFANPCFTQIHPTCIPRSGEHQSKLTLMSESLRNDGRIWVPKRQGDTRSPGEIPEDERDYYLERLYPSFGNLVPRDIASRAAKNVCDAGFGVGPGGLGVYLDFADAIARLGRPAIEARYGNLFDMYQRITAEDPYAVPMRIYPAIHYTMGGLWVDYDLQSTIPGLFVIGEANFSDHGANRLGASALMQGLADGYFVLPATVNDYLGSTRLDDVPASAVRLVETEVRERISRLLAVRGTRSVDSFHRELGLLMWDHCGMSRTREGLRKALDRVPELRAEFWRDVRIPGGEQFNQELEKAHRVADFLELAELMLVDALVREESCGGHFREEHQTASGEALRDDEHFAHVAAWEYGAEPVLHREELVFEHVHPTQRSYT; from the coding sequence ATGTCCGACTACCACGTGGGCGACCCGATCGCCGACACCAAAGCCCCCGCCGTTCCGCTGGAAAACCGCTGGGACGAACGGAAGTTCGCCGCCAAGCTGGTGAACCCGGCGAACCGGCGACGGCACCGGGTGATCGTCGTGGGCACCGGCCTGGCCGGCGGCTCGGCCGGCGCGACGCTCGCCGAACAGGGCTACCACGTCGTGCAGTTCTGCTTCCAGGACTCGCCGCGGCGCGCGCACTCCGTCGCGGCCCAGGGCGGCATCAACGCGGCGAAGAACTACCGCAACGACGGCGATTCGGTGTACCGGCTCTTCCACGACACGGTCAAGGGCGGCGACTTCCGCGCCCGCGAGTCCAATGTGTACCGGCTGGCCCAGGTTTCGGCGCAGATCATCGACCAGGCCGTGGCCCAGGGCGTCCCGTTCGCCCGCGAGTACGGCGGCCTGCTCGACACCCGCTCGTTCGGCGGCGTGCAGGTGCAGCGCACGTTCTACGCCCGCGGCCAGACCGGCCAGCAGCTGCTGATCGGCGCGTACCAGGCGCTGTCCCGGCAGATCGACGCCGGCAACGTCGAGCTGCACGCCCGCACGGAGATGCTCGACCTCGTCGTCACCGACGGCCGGGCCCGCGGCATCGTCGCGCGCGACCTGGTCACCGGCGAGATCACGACGCACCTCGCGGACGCCGTCGTGCTCGCGACCGGCGGCTACGGCAACGTCTTCTACCTCTCGACGAACGCGAAGGGCTCGAACGCCACCGCGATCTGGCGCGCGCACAAGCGCGGTGCCTACTTCGCGAACCCGTGCTTCACCCAGATCCACCCGACGTGCATCCCGCGCTCGGGCGAGCACCAGTCGAAGCTGACGCTGATGAGCGAGTCGCTGCGCAACGACGGCCGCATCTGGGTCCCGAAGCGCCAAGGCGACACCAGGTCACCAGGGGAGATCCCCGAGGACGAGCGCGACTACTACCTCGAGCGCCTGTACCCGAGCTTCGGCAACCTCGTGCCGCGGGACATCGCGTCGCGGGCGGCGAAGAACGTGTGCGACGCCGGGTTCGGCGTCGGTCCCGGCGGCCTGGGCGTCTACCTCGACTTCGCCGACGCGATCGCGCGGCTGGGCCGTCCGGCGATCGAAGCCCGCTACGGCAACCTCTTCGACATGTACCAGCGCATCACCGCGGAAGACCCGTACGCGGTGCCGATGCGGATCTACCCGGCCATCCACTACACGATGGGCGGGCTCTGGGTGGACTACGACCTGCAGAGCACGATCCCCGGGCTGTTCGTGATCGGCGAGGCGAACTTCTCCGACCACGGCGCCAACCGGCTCGGCGCGTCGGCGCTGATGCAGGGCCTCGCCGACGGCTACTTCGTGCTGCCGGCGACGGTCAACGACTACCTCGGCAGCACGCGCCTCGACGACGTCCCCGCGTCCGCGGTCCGGCTCGTGGAAACCGAAGTGCGCGAACGGATTTCCCGGCTACTGGCGGTGCGGGGGACGCGGTCGGTCGACTCGTTCCACCGCGAGCTGGGCTTGCTGATGTGGGACCACTGCGGGATGTCCCGCACCCGCGAAGGCCTGCGCAAGGCCCTGGACCGGGTGCCCGAGCTGCGGGCGGAGTTCTGGCGGGACGTCCGGATTCCCGGCGGCGAGCAGTTCAACCAGGAGCTGGAGAAGGCGCATCGCGTGGCCGACTTCCTGGAGCTGGCCGAGCTCATGCTCGTCGACGCGCTGGTCCGCGAGGAGTCGTGCGGCGGGCACTTCCGCGAGGAGCACCAGACGGCGTCGGGGGAGGCGTTGCGGGACGACGAGCACTTCGCGCACGTCGCCGCGTGGGAGTACGGCGCCGAGCCGGTGCTCCACCGCGAGGAACTGGTTTTCGAGCACGTCCACCCGACTCAGCGGAGCTACACATGA